One Candidatus Zixiibacteriota bacterium DNA segment encodes these proteins:
- a CDS encoding tetratricopeptide repeat protein gives MFKKIVIIHVSVLVLAFVLFYQCSQKAKDITYTTKSPEARKLFLEGLAKDDAFYEEEAGELFKQAIEADPEFAMAYYHLALLAATTADYIDRFNKAVELSGNISEPEKLIIHGAKAIFDEEMYEARECLEKLVELLPEGKRAHYLLGNFYFNRNEWALSESEYQQSILLDPEFAPAYNMLGYALSNQDKYTQAIEALKKYAKLQPDDPNPHDSMGEIYLMISDYNNSIKSYNNALELDPDFIISIAGLGHNYSFLGKYNKAREKYELIFKHAQNEADTNTGYYWIAVSHIIEGNYQKAIDVLKKRLKYSKKTGNLYSEANTRNMIAFIYYEKSEFSKALKETAALRKLSMNPQIHNRLKEQYLRNCSYTEALVYASQNRNDLAIAKTAEYEKSVKTSNNPNLEKTLHGLKGIVYYWNNEYESAIDELSQADSQSQYPKYYYGLSYRKSGDEKRAKDIFEDIAKFNRNDFYYAFVRPKAAG, from the coding sequence GTGTTTAAAAAAATAGTCATAATACATGTGTCAGTCTTAGTATTGGCTTTTGTATTATTTTACCAATGCAGCCAGAAGGCTAAAGATATTACCTACACTACGAAATCGCCTGAAGCAAGGAAGCTATTCCTTGAGGGGCTGGCCAAGGATGATGCGTTTTACGAGGAAGAGGCAGGAGAGCTTTTTAAACAAGCGATTGAAGCTGACCCGGAATTTGCTATGGCTTACTATCACTTGGCTTTATTAGCCGCGACAACCGCTGATTATATTGATCGTTTTAATAAAGCGGTTGAGCTATCCGGCAATATTAGTGAACCTGAGAAGTTGATTATCCATGGAGCCAAGGCGATTTTTGATGAGGAAATGTATGAGGCGCGGGAATGCTTAGAGAAATTGGTTGAACTTCTGCCCGAAGGCAAGCGAGCCCATTACTTGCTTGGCAATTTTTATTTCAACCGCAATGAATGGGCATTATCGGAAAGCGAATATCAACAATCGATATTATTAGACCCTGAATTTGCGCCCGCTTACAATATGCTTGGTTATGCGCTTTCAAATCAGGATAAATACACTCAGGCTATTGAGGCGTTGAAGAAATACGCCAAACTTCAGCCTGACGACCCTAATCCGCATGATTCAATGGGCGAGATTTATTTGATGATAAGCGATTATAATAACTCTATAAAGAGCTACAACAATGCCTTAGAACTTGATCCCGATTTTATTATATCAATCGCCGGATTGGGGCATAATTATTCGTTTCTAGGAAAATATAATAAGGCGAGAGAAAAATATGAATTGATTTTTAAACATGCCCAGAATGAGGCTGATACAAATACCGGTTATTATTGGATAGCAGTCTCGCATATCATTGAAGGGAATTATCAAAAAGCCATAGATGTATTAAAAAAACGGCTTAAATATTCAAAAAAGACAGGTAATTTATATAGTGAAGCCAACACCCGCAATATGATAGCCTTTATCTACTATGAGAAAAGCGAATTCAGCAAGGCCTTAAAAGAAACTGCGGCCCTGCGCAAACTAAGCATGAACCCTCAAATCCATAACAGACTAAAAGAGCAATATCTGCGTAATTGCAGTTATACAGAGGCATTGGTTTATGCCAGCCAGAATAGGAATGATTTAGCCATAGCGAAAACCGCCGAATATGAGAAATCAGTTAAAACTTCTAATAACCCAAACTTGGAGAAAACTCTTCATGGCCTTAAGGGCATAGTCTATTATTGGAATAATGAATACGAAAGCGCTATTGATGAGTTGTCGCAGGCAGATTCTCAAAGCCAGTATCCCAAGTATTATTATGGCTTAAGCTACCGGAAATCCGGCGATGAAAAAAGAGCTAAGGATATTTTTGAGGATATTGCCAAATTTAATCGCAATGATTTTTATTATGCCTTTGTGCGGCCTAAAGCAGCAGGTTGA
- a CDS encoding cation:proton antiporter — translation MKKQLTLLIICLTTLFVYQTMAQVFDDSGSSNDSTEVQITTEAYPLDEADHNVRTEHAGSESAPAEESEQDNEDFASILISLIIILLAAKLGGDLCERVNQPAVLGELIFGVILGNLYLLGFGGFEHIKHHITIEIFAEIGVIILLFEVGLESNIKEMMSVGLVSFLVAILGVVTPFLLGWGVSAMFMPDESIYVHVFIGATLTATSVGITARVLQDIGRLRYRESKIILGAAVIDDVLGLVILSICTGIIAAANAGGSGTSSGMVLFIVAKAFVFIFGSIAIGTFLAPRLFDFVAKMRGSGLLITFSLMFCFLFAYIAKLVGLAPIVGAFAAGLILEDVYYKDLTKKGETQLDELLKPIAAFLVPIFFVHMGMKVDLISFGNISILGFALVLTIAAIIGKQVCSLGTLTEKGLNRWVVGIGMIPRGEVGLIFAGIGSKMILDGKPVVDTNTLSAVVIMVILTTLVTPPVLKVVFKK, via the coding sequence ATGAAAAAACAGCTGACACTGCTCATTATTTGTCTTACTACTTTATTTGTGTATCAAACGATGGCTCAGGTTTTTGATGATTCGGGAAGCAGTAACGATTCAACGGAAGTTCAAATTACCACTGAAGCTTATCCCCTTGATGAAGCAGATCATAACGTCCGGACAGAGCATGCCGGTTCGGAAAGCGCGCCTGCCGAGGAATCCGAACAGGACAATGAGGATTTTGCCTCAATACTTATTTCGCTGATAATTATCCTTCTGGCAGCTAAGCTTGGCGGCGATTTATGCGAAAGAGTAAATCAGCCGGCAGTTCTTGGCGAACTTATATTCGGTGTAATTTTAGGCAATCTATATCTGCTTGGGTTTGGAGGGTTTGAACATATCAAACATCATATTACAATCGAGATATTTGCCGAAATAGGCGTTATTATCCTTCTTTTCGAGGTTGGTCTTGAATCAAACATAAAAGAAATGATGTCAGTTGGCTTGGTTTCTTTCCTTGTTGCAATATTGGGAGTTGTTACTCCGTTTCTTTTAGGCTGGGGAGTTTCGGCGATGTTTATGCCCGATGAATCTATTTATGTTCATGTTTTCATAGGCGCGACTCTAACCGCCACCTCAGTTGGCATAACCGCCCGGGTTTTACAGGATATCGGGCGGCTAAGATACCGCGAATCGAAAATAATTCTTGGCGCGGCTGTTATTGATGACGTTCTCGGTTTAGTGATATTGTCAATTTGTACAGGCATTATCGCCGCGGCAAATGCCGGCGGTTCAGGCACCTCTAGCGGTATGGTTTTGTTTATTGTTGCCAAAGCCTTTGTTTTCATATTTGGTTCGATTGCTATTGGTACTTTTTTGGCGCCGAGACTATTCGATTTTGTGGCAAAGATGCGCGGCTCCGGACTATTAATAACTTTTTCGCTCATGTTTTGTTTCCTGTTTGCGTATATCGCCAAACTTGTTGGGCTGGCGCCTATTGTCGGCGCTTTTGCCGCCGGTTTAATACTTGAGGATGTATACTATAAAGACTTGACCAAAAAAGGAGAAACGCAATTAGATGAATTACTGAAACCAATTGCTGCCTTTTTAGTGCCCATTTTCTTCGTTCACATGGGCATGAAAGTTGACCTGATAAGCTTTGGAAATATCTCAATACTTGGCTTCGCTCTTGTGCTTACCATTGCCGCCATCATAGGCAAACAGGTTTGCTCTCTCGGTACGCTAACCGAGAAAGGCTTAAATAGATGGGTTGTCGGTATAGGCATGATTCCGCGCGGAGAAGTAGGTTTAATATTCGCCGGTATTGGGTCGAAGATGATTCTTGATGGCAAACCGGTCGTTGATACTAATACCCTGTCTGCCGTTGTAATCATGGTTATTTTGACAACTCTCGTTACGCCGCCTGTTCTAAAAGTGGTCTTTAAAAAATAG
- a CDS encoding sensor domain-containing diguanylate cyclase, translated as MTFSGKSENIYFATKGVIITLMMVFLFLQTNTHSETSIIIKSSLVYLVLNLILYWIMTKKQVRWQNIIFALSFWDGLFIFFIMKFGGDSDSQLFVALYFLIALTSIYLPTWKVILTASFFSACLIAGDNIAAGNNSILNISARTAYIWLTAGIGSILSYSMNLSQKKLLKTLDTLNERTWELESSQSMLKNLYETTRALSSILDFEQLLKEILIIAEDLLNVNRCTVLLSKINRDNLFVYAELNNTKKSFYDPPIPISDFRSADIEKSSFKSSQIQTGVFYVNEAQMLELPLISHGKVIGLIQLQSMNKDGFTGKERKNFNVFANATAVAIDNAWLHREMQELIIIDELTGLYNYRYFRNKLSEEIRRADRYHQNLSLLMVDCDHFKKINDSQGHETGNVILKEITDIIRYSVRDVDIVARYGGEEFMVILPQTDVESTLVIAERIRVQIEESYFTNSQGQRDLRITVSIGAAIFPDGLKSSSELLKKVDKALYIAKNNGRNQVSTVPPAKMGKTRKIMQ; from the coding sequence ATGACATTTAGCGGTAAATCTGAAAATATCTATTTCGCCACAAAAGGGGTAATTATTACTCTTATGATGGTATTTCTGTTTTTACAGACTAATACACATTCCGAAACTTCCATTATAATTAAATCATCATTAGTATATTTAGTCTTAAATCTTATTCTTTACTGGATAATGACTAAGAAACAAGTCAGATGGCAAAATATAATATTTGCATTATCTTTTTGGGATGGTCTATTTATATTTTTCATTATGAAATTTGGCGGTGATAGCGATAGTCAATTGTTTGTTGCTCTTTATTTTCTAATTGCGTTAACCTCAATTTATCTCCCAACTTGGAAGGTGATTTTAACAGCATCCTTTTTTTCAGCTTGTTTAATAGCAGGAGACAATATTGCTGCAGGAAACAACTCGATTCTTAATATATCAGCCAGAACCGCTTATATCTGGCTAACTGCCGGTATTGGTTCTATATTATCATACAGCATGAATCTATCGCAAAAAAAGCTATTGAAAACATTAGATACATTAAATGAAAGAACCTGGGAGCTTGAATCATCTCAATCAATGCTGAAAAATCTATATGAAACAACCCGCGCGTTATCTTCAATCCTCGATTTTGAACAGTTGTTAAAAGAAATACTTATTATTGCCGAGGATTTGCTAAATGTGAATAGGTGTACGGTGCTTCTGTCGAAAATAAACAGAGATAATCTGTTTGTTTATGCTGAATTGAATAATACTAAAAAATCGTTTTATGACCCACCTATCCCGATTTCAGATTTTCGTTCCGCTGATATTGAGAAAAGCAGCTTTAAAAGCAGTCAGATTCAAACAGGAGTATTTTATGTTAACGAGGCCCAAATGCTCGAACTACCGTTGATTTCTCATGGCAAGGTTATTGGACTTATACAACTGCAATCAATGAATAAAGACGGTTTCACAGGGAAAGAAAGAAAAAACTTCAATGTTTTTGCTAATGCTACCGCTGTTGCTATCGATAACGCTTGGCTTCACCGGGAAATGCAGGAGCTGATTATAATAGATGAATTAACAGGATTGTATAATTACAGGTATTTTAGAAATAAGCTCTCAGAGGAGATTCGGAGAGCGGACAGATACCATCAAAATCTATCGCTTTTGATGGTTGACTGCGACCATTTTAAAAAAATAAATGATTCCCAAGGGCACGAAACGGGCAATGTTATTCTCAAGGAAATTACCGACATTATCAGGTATTCGGTTCGCGATGTTGATATTGTTGCCCGCTACGGCGGCGAGGAATTTATGGTAATTTTACCGCAAACTGATGTTGAATCCACGCTTGTTATTGCCGAAAGAATCAGAGTGCAGATTGAAGAATCATATTTCACGAATTCTCAGGGTCAGCGCGACCTCAGGATTACTGTTTCTATTGGCGCCGCTATTTTCCCCGATGGCTTAAAATCCTCAAGTGAATTGCTTAAAAAAGTTGACAAGGCGCTGTATATAGCAAAAAACAATGGCCGTAATCAAGTTAGCACAGTGCCGCCAGCGAAAATGGGAAAAACAAGAAAGATTATGCAATGA
- a CDS encoding glycoside hydrolase family 3 protein yields the protein MNPGQRIILGIEGTYLTDSVISILSKKQIGGIILFDHNGENPNQLKALINSIYNACEIKPFIAIDFEGGRIRRLKKFFHLLAKPSEYDGKANELKSDCENVGRDFKEYNINLNLAPVADISYSPLNAALEDRTFSADPLKTSEYCISFCEGFAKNNILCCLKHFPGLGSSTNDPHKLTAVSCLPYDRIRENDLVPFKAGINAGVNMLMTTHLLMTAIDDKIGAFSVKTTGLARALGFEGIIISDDLCMGALKSEDSLPEITLKSLCAGHDMALICHNHSRYNEIISYLENNISVLEKHGHKRALERIRDAKESLS from the coding sequence ATGAACCCCGGCCAGAGAATTATACTTGGTATCGAGGGAACATATCTAACCGATTCAGTTATCAGCATCTTATCAAAAAAACAAATTGGCGGTATAATTCTATTCGACCACAACGGCGAAAACCCCAATCAACTAAAAGCATTAATAAACAGCATATACAATGCCTGCGAAATAAAGCCGTTTATTGCAATCGATTTCGAGGGTGGTAGAATCCGCCGCTTAAAAAAGTTCTTTCATCTTTTAGCAAAACCATCAGAATATGATGGCAAAGCGAATGAGTTGAAATCAGATTGCGAAAATGTAGGCAGGGATTTTAAAGAATACAATATCAATCTCAATTTAGCCCCCGTTGCCGACATTTCGTATTCACCGCTTAATGCTGCACTTGAGGATAGAACATTTTCAGCTGACCCGTTAAAAACATCCGAGTACTGCATTTCATTTTGTGAAGGATTTGCAAAGAATAACATTTTATGTTGTCTAAAACATTTTCCCGGCTTGGGTTCATCCACAAACGACCCGCATAAATTGACAGCGGTGTCATGCCTGCCCTATGATAGAATCAGAGAGAACGATCTTGTGCCTTTCAAAGCAGGCATCAATGCCGGTGTTAATATGCTGATGACCACTCATCTGTTGATGACCGCTATCGATGATAAAATCGGGGCTTTTTCTGTTAAAACTACGGGTCTGGCGCGGGCTTTAGGTTTCGAGGGAATTATCATTTCTGATGATTTATGCATGGGTGCTCTCAAAAGCGAAGACTCATTGCCGGAGATAACGCTAAAATCATTGTGCGCCGGACATGACATGGCATTAATTTGCCATAACCATAGCCGGTATAATGAGATTATTTCATATTTAGAGAATAATATATCGGTTTTGGAAAAGCATGGCCACAAACGCGCGCTTGAAAGAATTAGAGATGCCAAAGAAAGTTTGTCTTAA
- a CDS encoding anhydro-N-acetylmuramic acid kinase — protein sequence MPKKVCLKDKIKLKQKTIIGLNSGTSADGVDTAIIRISGSGFKSRVKFISGRLYKFDKRLRSKIKKYAEPDYRDAEEWLKLDIELAEFFSKAALKAIKSAGLKTDDIDLIGSHGQTIRHMPDTKWGTITCQLAEPARIAVRTGIITVGDFRVADTAAGGQGAPLTPIVNAILFGQKHKNIGMLNIGGIANITHIAPDKHDYKIFGCDTGPGNMLVDYLTKKLYEKDYDLNGRLALKGKVDYSIIKNMLNRKFFSIKGPKSTGRETFGKAFAKDFLSVCRKKRLNKYDIIAAASQFTIEAVKYCLQINKLNFDEIIISGGGAKNNYFQDALSQAFKQIKITASIDYGFDMDYLEAISFAVLANEALCSNRYRLKNITGAQKAVVLGKICQS from the coding sequence ATGCCAAAGAAAGTTTGTCTTAAAGATAAAATAAAACTAAAACAGAAAACGATAATCGGACTAAACAGCGGCACCTCTGCCGATGGCGTGGATACGGCTATAATCAGAATATCAGGCAGCGGATTTAAAAGCAGGGTAAAATTTATCTCAGGCCGCCTATATAAATTTGATAAGAGACTAAGGTCGAAAATAAAAAAATATGCCGAGCCTGATTATCGAGATGCTGAGGAATGGCTTAAACTTGATATAGAGCTGGCTGAATTCTTTTCGAAAGCGGCGCTTAAAGCAATAAAATCCGCCGGGTTGAAAACCGATGATATCGATTTAATCGGCTCGCATGGCCAAACAATCCGCCATATGCCGGACACTAAATGGGGGACTATTACCTGCCAGCTTGCCGAGCCGGCGCGTATCGCAGTCCGCACCGGCATCATCACAGTGGGCGATTTCCGGGTTGCCGATACAGCCGCCGGCGGTCAGGGCGCGCCGCTGACCCCTATAGTCAATGCTATCCTGTTTGGACAGAAACATAAAAATATAGGAATGCTCAATATTGGCGGCATCGCTAATATAACCCATATTGCCCCTGATAAGCATGATTATAAAATCTTTGGCTGTGATACAGGTCCTGGGAATATGCTTGTCGATTATCTAACTAAGAAACTTTATGAAAAAGATTATGATTTAAACGGACGGTTAGCATTAAAAGGAAAGGTTGATTATTCAATCATAAAAAATATGCTCAACCGAAAGTTCTTCTCCATAAAGGGACCAAAATCTACCGGCAGGGAAACTTTTGGTAAAGCATTTGCCAAAGATTTTTTGTCTGTTTGCCGAAAGAAAAGGTTAAATAAATATGATATTATAGCCGCTGCTTCGCAATTTACGATTGAGGCAGTAAAATATTGCCTGCAGATAAATAAACTCAACTTCGATGAGATTATTATAAGCGGGGGAGGAGCTAAGAATAATTATTTCCAGGATGCGTTATCGCAAGCGTTTAAACAAATAAAAATCACCGCCTCGATTGACTATGGTTTTGATATGGATTATCTTGAGGCGATAAGTTTTGCGGTTTTAGCTAATGAGGCGTTATGCTCGAACAGGTACCGGTTGAAAAATATTACAGGCGCCCAAAAGGCGGTTGTGCTTGGCAAAATCTGCCAGAGCTGA
- a CDS encoding SpoIID/LytB domain-containing protein: protein MLEQVPVEKYYRRPKGGCAWQNLPELIFIIAAAICLLNSESFAFSKEKPPIKFEFDRQIRVKLGAYDSLAVSSSGEMIVECYRDNSRAEIYYTSSDIDIHKNRKGITILDNNGILAANLSSVLFRPRFPNVFLDFDGNCYRGNIECDIDANSSDNLRIFNLIDIELYLKGVLPGEIGDRSEAEYEAVKAQAIAARTYAVWRLSTQPDDKHLKNSIDDQLYLGASTELDLLNKAVEETKGLIMTYDKMPIAAYYHAVCGGSTAPIEKIWDSRKIPYLRGVVDGDYCQWAKTFFWNEDFSAADLEKNLSKYFGQKSELPRKGFGKIQSIKFKKDNSIGRMVELKVKTTTGTFKVENDQIRWALKRPSAPGSILPSTRFTYRVKKSQGSIAALELVGAGNGHGIGMCQCGAIGRARNGVACEKILKTYYKGITIEKLY from the coding sequence ATGCTCGAACAGGTACCGGTTGAAAAATATTACAGGCGCCCAAAAGGCGGTTGTGCTTGGCAAAATCTGCCAGAGCTGATTTTTATCATAGCGGCGGCTATATGCCTGCTCAATTCAGAATCGTTTGCTTTCTCCAAAGAGAAGCCGCCTATAAAATTTGAATTTGACCGGCAAATAAGAGTCAAATTGGGAGCTTATGACAGCCTGGCAGTTAGCTCATCCGGCGAGATGATTGTTGAATGCTATCGCGATAATAGCCGCGCTGAAATTTATTATACCTCATCCGATATAGATATTCATAAAAACAGAAAAGGGATAACAATCCTGGATAATAACGGTATTCTGGCGGCAAATCTATCCTCGGTTTTGTTTCGTCCGAGGTTTCCAAATGTATTCTTAGATTTTGACGGTAATTGCTACCGCGGCAATATCGAATGTGATATTGATGCTAATTCATCCGACAACCTGCGAATATTTAACCTTATAGACATAGAGCTGTATCTTAAAGGTGTTCTGCCGGGAGAAATCGGTGATAGAAGCGAGGCTGAGTACGAGGCTGTTAAAGCTCAGGCTATCGCTGCCAGAACCTATGCTGTCTGGCGGCTGTCAACCCAGCCGGATGATAAGCACCTGAAAAACTCCATCGACGACCAGCTTTACCTTGGGGCAAGCACAGAACTTGACTTGCTAAACAAGGCGGTCGAGGAAACCAAGGGCTTGATTATGACTTATGATAAAATGCCGATAGCCGCCTATTATCATGCTGTATGCGGGGGGTCGACAGCTCCTATCGAAAAAATATGGGACAGTAGAAAAATCCCCTACCTTAGAGGCGTTGTGGATGGCGATTATTGCCAGTGGGCTAAAACATTTTTCTGGAATGAGGATTTTAGCGCCGCCGACCTCGAAAAAAACCTGAGTAAGTATTTCGGACAGAAAAGCGAATTGCCTCGCAAGGGTTTCGGTAAAATCCAATCGATAAAATTTAAAAAGGACAATTCCATCGGCAGAATGGTAGAGTTGAAAGTGAAAACCACTACCGGCACTTTCAAAGTCGAAAATGACCAGATTCGCTGGGCTTTAAAACGTCCCTCAGCCCCGGGTTCGATATTGCCCTCAACCAGATTTACCTACAGGGTAAAAAAATCGCAGGGCAGTATCGCCGCATTAGAGTTAGTGGGCGCAGGCAACGGCCACGGGATAGGCATGTGCCAGTGCGGCGCTATAGGCAGGGCAAGGAATGGAGTCGCCTGTGAGAAGATTCTTAAAACATATTACAAGGGCATTACAATAGAAAAGCTTTATTAG
- a CDS encoding HAMP domain-containing histidine kinase, with the protein MQDILTNFTVVIKYNIESAINEIKRNNYDAIVFNEDYTKKETEYLLKVINNQIHVPHVIFVKDKTIVSGKYRYDIKKGISYIPRNYNFEETIVAALINAKELQELIKENRDLANKLKRNNNIDISDLILSYNHEINNPLAVILGNTQLLLRKCQTEKNVYITKKLKEIEKSVSKIQKFILSLSDNISQSSSDNNYEDIKSI; encoded by the coding sequence TTGCAAGATATATTAACCAACTTTACAGTAGTTATTAAATACAATATCGAAAGCGCTATTAATGAAATAAAACGCAATAATTATGATGCTATTGTGTTCAATGAGGATTACACGAAAAAAGAGACAGAATATTTACTTAAAGTTATTAATAATCAGATTCATGTGCCGCATGTAATATTTGTAAAGGATAAGACTATTGTTTCGGGAAAGTATCGTTATGACATTAAAAAAGGCATAAGCTACATTCCCCGCAATTATAACTTCGAGGAGACTATAGTTGCGGCATTAATTAATGCGAAAGAATTGCAGGAACTTATCAAAGAGAATCGGGATCTTGCAAATAAATTAAAGCGAAATAATAATATAGATATCTCCGATTTAATTCTATCATATAATCACGAAATCAATAATCCCTTGGCGGTAATTCTCGGCAATACACAACTTCTATTGAGGAAATGCCAGACGGAGAAAAATGTTTATATAACCAAGAAATTAAAAGAAATCGAAAAAAGCGTATCTAAAATCCAGAAATTTATATTAAGCCTTAGCGATAATATAAGTCAATCATCCTCAGATAATAATTATGAAGATATTAAATCGATATAA
- a CDS encoding S8 family serine peptidase, whose translation MIIDKSQVFKIGLYSTLSSSFIPFLLVLIWMLFALEAKADSQKHWVYFKSKGTGQIAEISERAVERRQKRGVSAVYTDLDVYPNKAYINQLESLGLKVHHVSRWLNAVSVSGGSSAIIQAGELPFVKSIKRVAAYSKVRLEYIEDSHAKPSTPPLLSDEFTDIDYGGSYVQIHLCLIDSLHAIGYTGKGVLIGMMDTGYKLDHPVFQPIINSGRLIATRDFINGGSNVGGEGAQERHGTSTFSVIGGFAESSLIGSAFGAEYMLAKTEILDNEIEAEEDNWIAAAEWMEPLGIDVISSSVGYYDWYDTTILTGDSAAITIAADIAASLGVAVVNSAGNERGNEWGTIIPPADGDSVIAVGGVNSNGDLYSRSSPGRSSWDNIKPDVSAMASSVTAANYLSDGFNLTNGTSMSAPVVAGGVALILEAHPDWNLDKLYNALRMTASQANDPDTDLGYGIPNMFDMFAIDGFFTVEYPNTAVYKGDTVEIAIALFDSLSSAGGEHDIIIESSTAEIIGNPIGTDTLIQKIYFPLPGVHEIVIYDNVSRQSKVIEFNAYSSVKINFTAVPNPASDSVIFLFELSQPVSVDIMIFNVAGEKVKTITIDENSTYEGLNRKTWHAVNDSGKKTASGIYLGYLYTEFGSEIIKFAIVK comes from the coding sequence ATGATAATCGACAAAAGTCAAGTATTTAAAATAGGTCTATATAGTACATTATCTTCAAGTTTTATTCCCTTTTTATTGGTTCTTATATGGATGCTTTTCGCTTTAGAGGCCAAAGCCGACAGCCAAAAACACTGGGTATATTTTAAATCTAAGGGCACCGGTCAAATAGCAGAAATTTCGGAAAGAGCCGTTGAACGTCGACAAAAACGCGGCGTATCGGCAGTTTATACAGATTTAGACGTCTATCCCAATAAAGCTTATATCAATCAGCTTGAGTCATTGGGGCTGAAAGTTCATCATGTTTCGCGATGGCTTAATGCGGTTAGTGTCTCCGGCGGCAGTTCCGCTATAATCCAAGCCGGTGAATTGCCTTTTGTGAAATCGATAAAACGGGTTGCCGCCTATTCAAAAGTACGGCTTGAATACATTGAGGACAGCCATGCAAAACCATCAACCCCTCCCCTGCTTTCTGATGAATTCACTGATATTGATTATGGCGGTTCGTATGTTCAAATACATCTATGCCTGATAGATTCGCTTCATGCAATCGGTTACACGGGCAAGGGCGTACTAATCGGCATGATGGATACCGGCTATAAGCTTGATCATCCCGTTTTCCAGCCAATTATTAACAGCGGTCGATTAATAGCAACCCGGGATTTCATCAATGGCGGCAGCAATGTTGGCGGCGAGGGCGCTCAGGAAAGACATGGCACCTCGACATTTTCGGTGATAGGAGGCTTTGCCGAGAGTTCGCTTATCGGGTCGGCGTTTGGAGCTGAATATATGCTTGCGAAAACCGAGATTTTGGATAATGAAATCGAGGCCGAGGAGGACAACTGGATTGCGGCGGCTGAATGGATGGAGCCGTTGGGCATCGATGTTATTTCAAGTTCGGTTGGTTATTATGACTGGTATGACACGACTATTTTGACCGGCGACAGTGCCGCTATAACCATAGCCGCAGATATAGCCGCCTCGCTGGGTGTAGCAGTAGTGAACTCAGCAGGCAATGAACGGGGCAATGAGTGGGGAACTATTATCCCGCCTGCCGATGGCGACTCGGTGATTGCAGTTGGCGGCGTTAATTCGAATGGCGATTTATATTCTCGTTCCTCTCCGGGACGCTCTTCATGGGACAACATTAAGCCTGATGTGTCGGCGATGGCATCCTCTGTAACGGCGGCAAATTACTTATCGGATGGATTTAATCTAACCAACGGCACATCAATGTCGGCGCCGGTTGTTGCCGGCGGTGTGGCATTGATACTTGAGGCACATCCCGATTGGAACCTCGATAAATTATATAATGCGTTAAGAATGACCGCCAGCCAGGCAAACGACCCGGATACGGATTTAGGTTATGGTATTCCCAATATGTTTGATATGTTCGCAATCGATGGCTTTTTCACTGTAGAATATCCAAATACTGCGGTCTATAAGGGCGATACGGTCGAGATTGCCATCGCCTTGTTTGATTCGCTTTCATCGGCGGGCGGCGAACATGATATTATCATCGAATCATCAACCGCAGAAATTATAGGCAATCCAATAGGTACGGATACACTTATTCAGAAAATATATTTCCCTCTGCCGGGAGTTCATGAAATAGTTATTTATGATAATGTCTCAAGGCAATCTAAGGTTATTGAATTTAATGCCTATAGTTCGGTCAAAATTAATTTTACGGCGGTACCTAATCCTGCCAGCGATTCGGTAATATTTTTATTTGAATTATCACAGCCGGTTAGTGTTGACATTATGATTTTCAATGTCGCCGGCGAAAAAGTTAAGACTATAACCATAGATGAAAATTCCACTTATGAAGGGCTAAACAGAAAAACATGGCATGCCGTCAATGATTCGGGCAAAAAAACAGCCTCCGGTATTTATCTTGGATATTTATACACCGAGTTTGGCAGCGAGATTATAAAGTTCGCCATTGTTAAATAA